The following coding sequences lie in one Chanos chanos chromosome 4, fChaCha1.1, whole genome shotgun sequence genomic window:
- the LOC115809234 gene encoding cytospin-A-like, translating to MINNQQNIEGASNSGTLAKTKILILSLSLMSLSSPQDSFSVLLRRHGGSKRNSLLRWCQTRTRDYKNIEITNFSSSWEDGLAFCAVYHTYLPTHIPYSILTPQNRRENLDLAFRTGESVGIPATLTAEEMLRSEGPDWQRVLGYVESIYRHFEM from the exons ATGATTAACAATCAGCAGAACATAGAGGGCGCCAGTAACTCTGGAACACTTGCCAAGACAAAGATTTTGAT ATTGTCTTTGTCATTAATGTCTCTGTCCAGTCCTCAGGATAGTTTCAGTGTGCTGCTGAGACGTCACGGAGGCTCCAAGAGGAACTCTCTCCTTCGCTGGTGTCAGACCCGCACACGAGACTACAAG AACATAGAAATCACTAACTTCAGCAGCAGCTGGGAGGATGGCTTAGCTTTCTGTGCTGTTTATCATACCTATCTCCCCACACACATTCCTTACAGTATCCTGACACCTCAAAACAGG AGGGAAAATTTGGATCTAGCTTTCCGGACAGGAGAGAGCGTAGGAATCCCTGCAACTCTG ACCGCTGAGGAGATGCTAAGGAGTGAGGGACCAGACTGGCAAAGGGTTTTGGGATATGTCGAAAGTATTTACCGCCACTTTGAGATGTGA
- the grcc10 gene encoding protein C10, translated as MASAPAQQPTLTVEQARVVLSEVIQAFSVPENAARMEEARESACNDMGKMLQLVLPVATQIQQEVIKAYGFNNEGEGVLKFARLVKMYESQDPEIAAMSAKLKSLLLPPLSTPPIGAGIAAS; from the exons ATGGCGTCAGCTCCGGCTCAGCAGCCAACCTTAACCGTGGAGCAGGCAAGAG TCGTGCTGAGCGAGGTGATACAGGCTTTCTCTGTGCCGGAGAATGCTGCTCGGATGGAAGAAGCGAGAGAGAGTGCCTGCAATGACATGGGCAAGATGCTGCAGCTGGTGCTACCTGTAGCCACGCAGATACAACAAGAGGTCATCAAAGCCTATGGGTTCAACAATGAAGGAGAGG GCGTTTTAAAGTTTGCTCGACTGGTGAAGATGTATGAGTCTCAAGACCCAGAGATTGCTGCCATGTCAGCCAAACTCAagtccctcctcctccctcctctgtcaACTCCACCTATCGGTGCTGGGATCGCGGCCTCGTAG